The proteins below come from a single Pichia kudriavzevii chromosome 2, complete sequence genomic window:
- a CDS encoding uncharacterized protein (PKUD0B01510; similar to Saccharomyces cerevisiae YFL001W (DEG1); ancestral locus Anc_8.88) codes for MLNRCLMLIPKIRLSGQSIRIFARFQSMTAGKMETQSNDYSNWSRKQLLSKIYELEGRNSKLEQSDTVDEKVVENLPKTKKQKTFDFSKYTKRKIALRFSYLGWNYQGLALQGERTELPTVEEKIMEALFRIKLIGSINQEECDFSRCGRTDRGVSAMNQVISLTVRSKLTEEELKDPKNDEKEIDYIKSINQALPDDIRVHSACLRPPKDFDARFSCTFRHYKYIFNGDGLDIDAMNTAASYYLGENDFRNFCKIDASKQITNFKRSILVSQIDPIEGEKNMYVFNLKGTAFLWHQVRCMVAVLLTVGQGLEAPEIVKELLDISLNPSRPTYKMAHDIPLVLYDCGFTDNVKWTSGPMRNFNVNASVNGLWNDYKIKAIISDFMRSFCNMKYKDDSQKIHINLGDGLGQAMKKYIMYEYRPKLETAEQINSKWRGKKLESKKRPHTNI; via the coding sequence ATGTTAAACAGATGCTTGATGTTAATTCCAAAGATCCGATTATCAGGACAGTCTATTAGGATTTTTGCAAGATTTCAAAGCATGACAGCTGGCAAGATGGAAACACAAAGCAATGATTACTCCAATTGGTCTAGAAAACAattattatcaaaaatcTATGAACTAGAAGGACGCAACAGTAAACTCGAGCAGAGTGACACGGTCGATGAAAAGGTTGTAGAAAACTTACCGAAAACTAAAAAGCAGAAAACTTTCGATTTTTCCAAGTACACGAAGAGGAAGATTGCTTTACGTTTTTCATATTTAGGATGGAATTATCAGGGTCTTGCACTGCAGGGAGAGAGGACTGAATTACCAACagttgaagagaaaataaTGGAGGCATTATTTCGAATCAAACTCATTGGTTCTATCAATCAGGAAGAATGTGATTTTAGTAGATGTGGGAGAACCGACAGAGGCGTGAGCGCAATGAACCAAGTGATTTCCCTTACTGTTCGATCCAAATTGACAGAAGAGGAGTTGAAAGATCCgaaaaatgatgaaaaagaaatagatTATatcaaatccatcaatCAGGCCTTACCTGATGATATCAGAGTTCACAGTGCTTGCTTGAGACCACCGAAGGATTTTGATGCAAGATTCAGTTGTACGTTCAGACATTATAagtatattttcaatggcGACGGACTTGACATAGATGCAATGAATACAGCCGCCTCCTACTATTTAGGTGAAAATGACTTTCGGaatttttgtaaaattgaTGCTTCCAAGCAGATTACAAACTTCAAAAGGTCTATTTTAGTATCACAGATTGATCCAATAGAAGGTGAAAAGAACATGTACGTATTCAATTTAAAAGGCACGGCGTTTCTCTGGCACCAAGTTAGATGCATGGTTGCCGTGCTATTGACAGTTGGTCAAGGTTTGGAAGCTCCAGAAATAGTCAAAGAGCTCCTTGATATTTCTCTCAATCCATCTCGTCCAACATATAAAATGGCCCACGATATTCCATTGGTTCTCTATGACTGTGGGTTTACAGATAATGTGAAATGGACCAGTGGCCCAATGAGAAATTTCAATGTCAATGCATCAGTTAATGGCCTTTGGAATGATTACAAGATTAAGGCTATCATTTCTGACTTTATGCGATCATTTTGCAATATGAAATACAAGGATGACTCTCAAAAGATACATATTAATCTTGGCGATGGACTAGGTCAggcaatgaaaaaatatatcatGTATGAATATAGGCCTAAGTTGGAGACAGCAGAGCAAATTAACTCCAAATGGAGAGGTAAAAAGCTGGAGTCGAAGAAGAGGCCACACACAAACATATAA